The genomic region AGCTGAGATAAGAAAGAGGTAAAGCGCTGGCAACCGTTCGCCTGTGCGACAGATCCCTTTGGCCCAGCGCACGTCCAGCCCGGCAACAACGATGGCATGCGTGTCGCCATCATCACCGAGTCCTTTCCGCCGGAAGTCAACGGCGTCGCCCACAGCGTGCTCCGCACCGCCGAGCACCTGGTCCGTCGTGGCCACCAGCCCCTGGTGATCACCCCCGCGCCGGCTCGCGGTTCGAGCTGCCCGGCGCACTCCTTCGGCCCGGACGCCACCGAACTGCCCGTCGTCCGAATCCCCTCCGTCCCGCTGCCCGGATATCCGCAGGTCCGGGTCGCCCTGCCCAGCTCCCGGCTGGGCGCGGCACTCGCCGCGCACCGGCCCGACGTCGTCCACCTCGCCAGCCCCTTCATCCTCGGTGCCCGGGGAATGGCCGAGGCCAGACGCCTCGACCTGCCCGCAGTCGCCGTCTACCAGACCGACCTGGCCGGCTACGCCCAGGCCTACCGGGTCGGCGGCGGCCTCGGCGCCGCCACCGCCTGGCACCGGATCCGCAGCATCCACCGGGCCGCGGCCCGCACCCTGGCCCCCTCCACCCCCGCCGCCCAGGACCTCACCGCGCACGGCGTCCCCCGGGTCCACCTGTGGCCGCGCGGCGTCGACTCACTGCGCTTCCACCCCCGCCACCGCGACCAGGCGCTGCACCGCGCGCTGGCCCCCGGCGGCGAGGTGCTGGTCGGCTACGTCGGCCGACTGGCCCCCGAGAAGCGGGTCGACCTGCTGGCCGGGGTCGCCGCACTGCCCGGAGTGCGGCTGGTGGTGATCGGGGACGGGCCGAGCTCGGGCGCACTGCGCGAGCTGCTGCCCGGGGCGGTCTTCCTGGGCCGCCGCACCGGTGAGGAACTCGCCCGCTGCTACGCCACCCTGGACCTGTTCGTGCACACCGGTCCGCTGGAGACCTTCTGCCAGACCATCCAGGAAGCGATGGCCAGTGGCGTCCCCGTGGTCGGGCCGGCCGCCGGCGGGCCGCTGGACCTGGTGGGCCACCGCAGGACCGGCCTGCTGGTCGCCCCGCGGGACGCCCGCGCGGTGGCCGAGGCGGTCGCCGAGCTGGCCGCCGACCCCGCCCGCCGGACGGCGTACGGACGGGCCGGACGGGCCGACGTGCGGGCGCGCACCTGGGACGCGGTGGGCGACCTGCTGCTGCGGCACTACGCCGAGGTGGTGGCCGAGCACCGCGGCGAGCAGTTCGACCCGCAGGTGCTCGCCGCGCAGGTGCTCCCCGCGCCGGTACTGCCCGCCCCGGTACTGCCCGTGCCGGCCCAGTCCGCACCGATCGTGGCGCCGGTCGAGGAGCAGCCGGTATGAGCGGGTCACTGCGGATCGTCCGACTGGCGAACTTCGTCACCCCCGTCTCCGGCGGTCTGCGCACCGCGCTGCGCCACCTTGGCGCGGGCTACCTGGCCGCCGGGCACCAGCCGGTGCTGGTCATCCCCGGGCCCGAGTACCGGGACGAACTCACCGACCAGGGCCGGGTGGTGACCCTGCCGGGCCCGGTGCTGCCGGCCAGCGGCGGCTACCGGCTGCTCGCCGACCGGCGGGCGGTGGCCCGCACCCTGGAGGAGCTGGCCCCCGACCGCCTCGAGGTCTCCGACCGCACCACCCTGCGCTGGACCGGACGGTGGGCGCGCAGTCACGGGGTGCCCGCCGCGATGGTCTCGCACGAGAACGCCACCGGGCTGCTGCGCACCCGCGGCCTGCCCGAGCCGCTCGCCCGCACCCTCGCCGACCGGCTCAACTCCCGTACCGCGCAGGCCTACGACACCGTCATCTGCACCACCGCCTGGGCGGCCGCCGAGTTCCGCCGGCTCGGCGTCCAGCACCTGGTGCAGGCGCCGCTCGGCGTGGACCTGGAGCAACTCCACCCGTCCAGAAGGGACTTGGCGGTCCGGGCCAAGTACGCCGAGGACCGGCAGCCACTGCTGGTGCTCTGCTCCCGACTCTCGCCCGAGAAGCGGCCCGGGCGGGCCCTGGAGGCGCTGGCGGAGCTGCGCCGCTCGGGCAGCGACGCGGTGCTGGTGGTGGCCGGCGCCGGCCCGCTGCGCGAGCGCCTCGAAGCACGGGCCCGGCGCGACCGGCTGCCGGTCCGGTTCCTCGGCCACGTCGCCGAACGAGCCGATCTCAGCGGCCTGTTGGCGGCCGCCGACGTGGTGCTCGCGCCCGGGCCGATCGAGACCTTCGGGCTGGCGGCGCTGGAGGCGCTGGCCTGCGGGACTCCGGTGGCGGCGAGCCGCTCCTCCGCGTTGCCGAGCATCATCGGCTCGGCGGGGGTGGCGGCCGACGACTCCGGGCACGGCTTCGCCGAGGCCGTCGGCGAGCTGCTGGAGCGCCCGGAGCGGCAGCGTCGGGAGGCAGCCCGGGAGCGGGCCGAGCGGTACAGCTGGGAGGCCGCGGTGGCGGCCTTCCTGGCGGTGCACGAGGGTGCCGGGAGGTCTGCGTCGCCGGCCGAGGAGCCGCTCGGGAGCAGCAGATGACCGCGCCGACCCGACCCGAGGCCGTCCTGGCGCCCGGCCCACGGCTGCGCACGCTGCGCTTCGTCGCGCTGGGGGACTCGCTCACCGAGGGGGTCGGGTCGCCCGCCGAGGGCGGCTGGCGGGGCTGGAGCGCACTGCTCGCGCCCTCGCTGGCCGCCGCCCCGGTGCGGGTGGAGCACCACAACCTGGCGCTGAGCGGCGCCCAGGCAGCCGATCTGACGGACCGTCAACTCCCGGCGGCGCTGGCGCTGGACCCGCACCTCGCGGCCGTGGTGGTCGGCGGCAACGACACCCTGCGCGCGGGCTTCGACATCGCCCGCACCGCCGCCGCCCTCGACACCACCCTGGGTGAACTGCGGGCCGCCGGCGCCGTACTGCTCACCGCCTGCCTGCCGGATCCGGGCGCCCTGCTGGGCCTGCCCGGCCCGCTGGCCCGTCCGCTGGCTCGCCGGATGGCGGCGGTCAACGCCGTGGTCCACGAGCTGTCCGACCGGCACCAGGCGGTGCACCTGCACCTGGCCCGGCTCCCGTGGCTGAGCGACCGCGCGCTGCTCAGCGCCGATCGCCTGCACCCCAGCCCCGTCGGGCACCTGCTGATCGCCCGGCACTACCACGCCCTGCTCGCCGCGGCCGGCCACCGGCTCGGCCCGGAGCCCACCGACCTGCTGGCGCCCCCGCCCCCGTCCCGGGCCGCCGACCTGTGGTGGCTCGCCACCCGCGGCACCGCCTGGCTGGCCCGCCGCAGCGTCGACCTGATCCCCGGCCTGCTCGCGCTGGCCGCCGTCGAGACCACCAACGCGCTGTGCGGCCGCACCGCCGCGCTGGACGCCGAAGCCCTGGCGGCGGCCAGGGCGGCGGTGTCGCGCCTGGGCTAGAGGTCCCGGCGGTGCACCGGGAGGACGGTGAGCGCGACCGCGACCAGGGCCCAGGCGGCCAGGACCGTCCAGGCGCCGGTCCCGGTGGTCGGGTACTGCTCGTGGAACCAGGGCGGCGGGTTGCCCTCCAACAGGCGCCGCCAGGCGTTGAACGGCAGTGCGTGGGAGATGACGGCCTGCCAGTAGTGGTTGACCGGGATGCTGAGCGGTGCCACGACCAGCAGCACGATGACCGAGACCACACTGGTCGCGCTGGTCCGGATCAACGTGCCGACGGCCATCCCCGCCAGCCCGCAGACCGGTGCGACCAGCGCGGAGGCCACCACCAGCCGCAGTGCGCCCGGGTAGCCGATCGACAGCCCGACGTGCCGACCGGAGAGCACCGCCTGGGTCAGCCAGAACGAGCACCCGGAGACCAGCACGCCGTAGGCCGTCATCACCGCCGTCACCACCAGCACCTTGGCCGCCATCACCGACCGGCGGGCCGGCACCGCGGCGAAGGTGGTCCGGATCAGTCCGCTCGCGTACTCGGTGACCACGGCCATCGCGCCGAGGGCGCCGACGGCGAGGATCATGATCATCATGGAGTTCCGGTTGAACGCGTCGTGCATCGCCCACATCGGGAAGAAGTACTGGGTCCTGACCTCGAGGCTGTAGCCGGGCCAGTTGGTGTAGTCGGCGTAGGCGCCGTTCACGTTGAACCCGATCACCGCCAGCGCGCTCAGCCCGTAGCCCCAGCGGGTGGAGCGCAGCGACCAGAGTTTGGTCCACTCGGCGGCCAGCAGGTCCCGGAAGCGGGCCAGCGGCTCGGCTGGGGTGGTCATCGGGCTTCTCCTGCCAGGTAGTCGACGCGGTCGGCGGTGAGTTCCATGAAGGCCTCCTCCAGCGAGGCCGAGCGGGTGGCGAGCTCGTGCAGCAGGATCCGCCGCCGGAAGGCGAGTTCGCCGATCCGGACGGCGGACAGGCCGGTGACGGTGAGGAGTTGGGAATCCTCGGCCTGCAGCTCGACCTGGACCCCGGCGCCCTCACTCTCAAGTGCCGCCCGCAGCTCGGCGCTCTGCGGGGTGCGCACCAGGACGCTCAACCGGGTACCCCGGGCCGCGAACTCGGCCAGGCTCTGGGCCGCGATCAGCTGGCCGCGGCCGATCACCACGAGGTCGTCGGCGGTGTTCTCCATCTCGGTCATCAGGTGGCTGGAGACGAAGACCGTACGCCCCTCGGCGGCCAGCCGCCGGAAGAGTCCGCGCACCCAGAGCACGCCCTCGGGGTCCAGGCCGTTGAGCGGCTCGTCGAAGAGCAGCACCGGCGGGTCGCCGAGCAGGGCGCCCGCGATGCCGAGCCGCTGGCGCATGCCGAGCGAGTAGCCGCCGATGCGTCGGCGCGCAACGTCGGCCAGGCCGACTTCCTGCAGCACCTCGGCCACCCGCCGCTGCGGGATGCGGTTGCTGCGGGCCAGCGCGGACAGGTGGGCCTGGGCGCTGCGCCCGCCGTGCACGTCGGCGGCGTCCAGCAGGCCGCCGATGTGGCGCAGGCCGCGCGGGCGGTCGCGGAAGGTCACGCCGTCCACGGTGACGCTGCCGCTGGTCGGGTCGTTGAGGCCGAGGACCATGCGCAGGGTGGTGCTCTTGCCGGCGCCGTTCGGGCCGAGGAAGCCGGTGACCCGGCCGGGGTGGACGGTGAAGCTCAGGCTGTTGACGGCCGTGGTCTTCCCGTAACGCTTCGTCAGTTCGTTGACTTCGATCACGGGGACAACGCTGCCGGTGCCGCACCCCGCCCGGCATCGGGCCGGCAGCCACATTCCCCGACGCCCCGTCAGCCCGGGGGAGTAAGCCCCCGGGCCAATGCTCCGCCGCAGGTCGGACGGCTACCATCGGCGCATGTCAGCCATGCCGAGACCGCCGTTGATCAAGCGCATCCCGCCGGGCGTCTGGCTGCTGCTCGCCTGGTACGCGGGCCAGGTCGGCACCCAGTTCTCACGGGGCTGGGCGAGCGGCCTGACCTGGTGGGCCGTCGATCCCGGCCAGAACTGGGCGACCGTGCTGAACATCCTGCTCACGGCGGCGGCCGCCACGCTGCTGCGCCGCCACCCGCTGCCGGCCTTCCTGCTGACGTTCGCCGGCGCGGTCCACCTCTCGTACGACATGCACACCCAGGTG from Kitasatospora azatica KCTC 9699 harbors:
- a CDS encoding glycosyltransferase family 4 protein, with amino-acid sequence MRVAIITESFPPEVNGVAHSVLRTAEHLVRRGHQPLVITPAPARGSSCPAHSFGPDATELPVVRIPSVPLPGYPQVRVALPSSRLGAALAAHRPDVVHLASPFILGARGMAEARRLDLPAVAVYQTDLAGYAQAYRVGGGLGAATAWHRIRSIHRAAARTLAPSTPAAQDLTAHGVPRVHLWPRGVDSLRFHPRHRDQALHRALAPGGEVLVGYVGRLAPEKRVDLLAGVAALPGVRLVVIGDGPSSGALRELLPGAVFLGRRTGEELARCYATLDLFVHTGPLETFCQTIQEAMASGVPVVGPAAGGPLDLVGHRRTGLLVAPRDARAVAEAVAELAADPARRTAYGRAGRADVRARTWDAVGDLLLRHYAEVVAEHRGEQFDPQVLAAQVLPAPVLPAPVLPVPAQSAPIVAPVEEQPV
- a CDS encoding ABC transporter ATP-binding protein, with product MIEVNELTKRYGKTTAVNSLSFTVHPGRVTGFLGPNGAGKSTTLRMVLGLNDPTSGSVTVDGVTFRDRPRGLRHIGGLLDAADVHGGRSAQAHLSALARSNRIPQRRVAEVLQEVGLADVARRRIGGYSLGMRQRLGIAGALLGDPPVLLFDEPLNGLDPEGVLWVRGLFRRLAAEGRTVFVSSHLMTEMENTADDLVVIGRGQLIAAQSLAEFAARGTRLSVLVRTPQSAELRAALESEGAGVQVELQAEDSQLLTVTGLSAVRIGELAFRRRILLHELATRSASLEEAFMELTADRVDYLAGEAR
- a CDS encoding SGNH/GDSL hydrolase family protein yields the protein MTAPTRPEAVLAPGPRLRTLRFVALGDSLTEGVGSPAEGGWRGWSALLAPSLAAAPVRVEHHNLALSGAQAADLTDRQLPAALALDPHLAAVVVGGNDTLRAGFDIARTAAALDTTLGELRAAGAVLLTACLPDPGALLGLPGPLARPLARRMAAVNAVVHELSDRHQAVHLHLARLPWLSDRALLSADRLHPSPVGHLLIARHYHALLAAAGHRLGPEPTDLLAPPPPSRAADLWWLATRGTAWLARRSVDLIPGLLALAAVETTNALCGRTAALDAEALAAARAAVSRLG
- a CDS encoding ABC transporter permease; amino-acid sequence: MTTPAEPLARFRDLLAAEWTKLWSLRSTRWGYGLSALAVIGFNVNGAYADYTNWPGYSLEVRTQYFFPMWAMHDAFNRNSMMIMILAVGALGAMAVVTEYASGLIRTTFAAVPARRSVMAAKVLVVTAVMTAYGVLVSGCSFWLTQAVLSGRHVGLSIGYPGALRLVVASALVAPVCGLAGMAVGTLIRTSATSVVSVIVLLVVAPLSIPVNHYWQAVISHALPFNAWRRLLEGNPPPWFHEQYPTTGTGAWTVLAAWALVAVALTVLPVHRRDL
- a CDS encoding glycosyltransferase codes for the protein MSGSLRIVRLANFVTPVSGGLRTALRHLGAGYLAAGHQPVLVIPGPEYRDELTDQGRVVTLPGPVLPASGGYRLLADRRAVARTLEELAPDRLEVSDRTTLRWTGRWARSHGVPAAMVSHENATGLLRTRGLPEPLARTLADRLNSRTAQAYDTVICTTAWAAAEFRRLGVQHLVQAPLGVDLEQLHPSRRDLAVRAKYAEDRQPLLVLCSRLSPEKRPGRALEALAELRRSGSDAVLVVAGAGPLRERLEARARRDRLPVRFLGHVAERADLSGLLAAADVVLAPGPIETFGLAALEALACGTPVAASRSSALPSIIGSAGVAADDSGHGFAEAVGELLERPERQRREAARERAERYSWEAAVAAFLAVHEGAGRSASPAEEPLGSSR